A window of the Cucurbita pepo subsp. pepo cultivar mu-cu-16 chromosome LG01, ASM280686v2, whole genome shotgun sequence genome harbors these coding sequences:
- the LOC111806368 gene encoding heavy metal-associated isoprenylated plant protein 8, translated as MKEILKGENESGNKKQEEEKKEGKKITEVVLKVYMHCESCKTKVSKYLRGCEGVEEVTADVGNAKVVIKGKELKPNKILEEIRRKYSKNAQLISPKPLPETPNQTKADPPKKEEVKTVELKMRMHCEGCVNDIKQSIGRMEGVMAVEADRESSKVRVKGIVDPPKLVEAIKKKMKKNVEVVNKKQEKEEKSANKPGGGGNNNNNNKDGKQEKENFAFKYPPQYSLHHIYPNQTFSDDNVFSCSIM; from the exons ATGAAGGAAATTTTGAAGGGTGAGAATGAAAGTGGAAACAAAAagcaagaagaagagaagaaagagggaaaaaagatAACGGAAGTGGTGCTGAAAGTTTACATGCACTGCGAGTCCTGCAAAACCAAGGTGTCTAAATACTTGAGAGGTTGTGAGG GAGTGGAGGAAGTGACGGCGGATGTGGGGAATGCAAAAGTGGTAATAAAGGGAAAGGAGCTGAAGCCTAACAAGATATTGGAAGAGATTCGGAGAAAGTACTCCAAAAATGCCCAACTTATTTCTCCCAAGCCCCTCCCCGAAACCCCCAACCAAACCAAGGCTGACCCTCCTAAGAAGGAAGAG GTGAAGACCGTGGAGCTCAAAATGAGGATGCACTGTGAAGGCTGTGTGAATGACATCAAGCAGAGCATCGGAAGAATGGAGG GAGTAATGGCAGTGGAAGCAGATAGAGAGAGTTCGAAAGTGAGGGTGAAGGGAATAGTGGATCCTCCCAAGCTGGTGGAAgccattaaaaagaaaatgaagaagaacgTAGAGGTGGTGAATaagaagcaagagaaagaagaaaaatcagcGAACAAACCGGGCGGCGGcggcaacaacaacaacaacaacaaggatggaaagcaagagaaagaaaacttCGCGTTTAAATATCCTCCTCAGTACTCTTTGCATCATATTTACCCTAATCAAACCTTCAGTGATGATAATGTGTTTTCTTGTTCTATCATGTAA
- the LOC111806103 gene encoding uncharacterized protein LOC111806103 — MKIKNKGKVHPSPSSSSSSSSSSDGDFFEVFNYLPVAILALISVLTLDDREVLAFMMRRSMETSSSSSFVSGNKFSKRAPKKSTVPRASSGSACVHSPPSFTCFDCYMSFWDRWNSSPNGELIHQAIEAFEEQLANGEKSSKNVKGKKREKIGRQSSDKPVNVVAPPLPPLPEVLPLPNDEGSSAAPTTSGSDDVEAAEGKGEPSRTEDETAVMIVPSPPPSNRKGLARKVWPDVLGLFNSRLWSLWGPH; from the coding sequence atgaaaataaagaacaaaggCAAAGTCCATCCatctccatcttcttcttcttcttcttcttcttcttccgatGGGGACTTTTTTGAGGTCTTCAACTATCTTCCAGTCGCGATATTGGCTCTCATCTCTGTTCTGACCCTTGACGATCGAGAGGTTTTGGCCTTCATGATGAGGAGATCCATGGAAACCTCGTCGTCCTCGTCTTTCGTTTCTGGAAATAAATTTTCCAAGAGAGCTCCAAAGAAATCCACGGTTCCACGCGCCAGTTCTGGTAGCGCGTGTGTTCACTCGCCCCcctcttttacttgttttgaTTGTTACATGAGTTTCTGGGACCGGTGGAACTCGTCGCCGAACGGGGAGCTGATTCATCAGGCCATTGAGGCTTTTGAAGAGCAATTGGCTAACGGGGAAAAATCCAGCAAGAACGTCAAAGGgaagaagagggaaaaaatCGGCCGTCAGTCGTCGGACAAGCCTGTGAATGTTGTTGCCCCGCCACTGCCGCCGTTGCCGGAAGTTCTTCCTCTGCCGAATGATGAGGGGTCTTCTGCGGCTCCGACGACGTCTGGGAGTGACGATGTGGAAGCAGCGGAGGGAAAGGGAGAGCCATCGCGGACTGAGGATGAGACGGCGGTGATGATTGTTCCGTCGCCGCCACCGAGCAACCGCAAGGGTTTGGCCCGGAAGGTATGGCCGGACGTATTAGGGTTATTCAATTCTCGTTTATGGAGTCTTTGGGGTCCACATTAG
- the LOC111808420 gene encoding uncharacterized protein LOC111808420, translating into MSGVTLAVAPRTDPNDAVAPQQKPLWRQQQEQNSVVGGVMGSLRVIELQLVAFIMVFSASGLVPILDLIFPAFTSAYLLLLARFAFPSHGHASGASQEIFQGSKLFRMYVVVGTTIGLFLPLAYVLGGFARSDEHAVRSATPHLFLLSFQILTENVISGLSLFSPPVRALVPVLYTVRRIFVIMDWMKDVWLNKTLPANAPINDIAWFWFGRTLAVANFAYFCINLFGFLIPRFIPRAFERYFKDRDDETHAKIQEDNLSSAPPKSHPSDKKTD; encoded by the exons ATGTCGGGTGTAACTCTGGCGGTGGCTCCACGAACAGACCCAAATGACGCAGTGGCGCCGCAGCAGAAGCCGCTATGGCGGCAACAACAAGAGCAGAACTCGGTTGTTGGAGGGGTGATGGGATCTCTCCGCGTCATTGAACTCCAACTGGTTGCTTTCATAATGGTGTTCTCTGCGAGCGGGCTTGTCCCCATTCTCGACCTGATTTTCCCTGCCTTCACCTCCGCCTACCTCCTCTTGCTGGCACGGTTTGCATTCCCGTCTCACGGCCATGCGTCGGGCGCGTCGCAGGAGATCTTTCAG GGGAGCAAGTTGTTTAGAATGTACGTGGTGGTGGGGACCACGATAGGGCTGTTCCTGCCACTGGCATATGTGTTGGGTGGGTTTGCGAGAAGTGACGAGCATGCGGTTCGGTCGGCGACTCCgcatttgtttttgttgtcgTTTCAGATTCTGACGGAGAATGTGATAAGTGGGTTGTCGTTGTTCTCGCCGCCGGTGAGAGCACTGGTGCCGGTTCTGTACACGGTGAGGAGGATTTTCGTGATCATGGATTGGATGAAAGATGTTTGGCTCAACAAAACCTTGCCGGCCAATGCACCCATCAAC GACATAGCATGGTTCTGGTTCGGAAGGACATTGGCGGTGGCTAATTTTGCGTACTTCTGCATAAATCTATTTGGATTTTTAATCCCAAGATTCATTCCAAGGGCATTCGAAAGGTATTTTAAGGACCGAGATGACGAGACTCATGCCAAAATCCAAGAAGATAACCTCTCTTCCGCTCCCCCTAAATCTCACCCCTCCGATAAGAAGACCGATTga
- the LOC111780116 gene encoding transcription factor TCP20-like has product MAEHNNKKPSAAAAAAPPPPSSPAPTPPSSDIIIANPNKDQNKKHQQQLAPKRTSNKDRHKKVDGRGRRIRMPALCAARVFQLTRELGHKTDGETIQWLLQQAEPSIIAATGSGTIPASALHAAGVSLSDPDTSVSASATLTPKIDAVPRLNWAMMGANLNRSHMGTPGFWPSLGGIGPGFVSENPGSIMPKFGFHGFEFQGMNLGSVNFPTIIGNQQPQQQIPGLELGLSQEGNNVRGMLNPPSYSQIYHQIGQSRDPSAAALEQDQAPDKDNSQESR; this is encoded by the coding sequence ATGGCAGAGCACAACAACAAGAAGccatcagcagcagcagcagcagcgccaccaccaccatcatcACCCGCTCCAACACCACCATCCTCGGATATCATAATTGCAAACCCAAACAAAGATCAAAACAAGAAGCACCAACAACAATTGGCTCCTAAGCGTACTTCCAATAAAGACCGCCACAAGAAAGTGGATGGCCGTGGCCGTAGGATCCGCATGCCTGCCCTCTGCGCCGCCCGCGTCTTCCAATTGACCCGCGAATTAGGCCATAAGACCGACGGCGAGACCATCCAGTGGCTCCTCCAGCAAGCTGAGCCCTCCATCATCGCCGCCACTGGCTCCGGTACTATCCCTGCCTCTGCCCTCCATGCCGCCGGCGTCTCCCTCTCGGACCCCGACACCTCCGTCTCTGCGTCCGCCACCCTGACCCCCAAAATTGACGCCGTCCCAAGACTGAATTGGGCGATGATGGGGGCCAATTTGAACAGATCTCACATGGGTACGCCCGGATTCTGGCCGTCCCTAGGCGGAATCGGGCCGGGGTTCGTCAGCGAGAATCCGGGTTCGATTATGCCCAAATTCGGGTTCCATGGATTCGAATTTCAGGGGATGAATTTGGGATCCGTGAATTTCCCGACGATAATCGGGAATCAGCAGCCGCAGCAGCAAATACCGGGACTGGAGCTAGGGCTTTCGCAGGAGGGGAATAATGTAAGAGGGATGTTGAACCCGCCTTCATATTCCCAAATCTATCACCAAATAGGGCAGAGTCGGGACCCCTCTGCGGCGGCATTGGAGCAGGACCAAGCTCCTGATAAAGACAACTCTCAAGAATCGAGATGA